The following are encoded in a window of Microcaecilia unicolor chromosome 14, aMicUni1.1, whole genome shotgun sequence genomic DNA:
- the BCAN gene encoding brevican core protein, whose amino-acid sequence MTRHIQLLFVFWQTALTVTSAFRENSDDLKTLKVSIPINSPIKAILSGALTISCHITYLVPFPTPTVGRRAVLATPRVKWTFISNGKEVEILVARGQMVKISDEYRSRVSLPYYSVFPTDATLQLTDLRSNDSGIYRCDVQYGIEDDHAMVEVKVKGVIFLYRDGARRYAFTFSRAQEACTEIMARIATAKQLLAAYEGGYEQCDAGWLADQTVRYPIQTPREACYGDMDGFPGVRNYGVVDPEEKYDVYCYVEDLNGEVFLGSVPSKFTLAEAKEYCKREGADLATPGQLYAAWNEGLDHCNPGWLSDGSVRYPIVTPRERCGGSTPGVKTIYLFRNQTGFPDSMARYDVYCFREINNSSTESPEDYQNTQTDSSTESPEEYQTTQTEGIQQIITITEKLEELKLAIEVAERESRGSVDSVTIPRDTNSTELENLHAQEETTSVPKDPPATAPGNLVNQGLHQQAPGIEAVNEPQYLPSSDESGISVTSITTEDGNLVYRGDKNSVITEVAVAVGKEASSDESETKLGPEHMPTSSSKANERTSGESTTLEDDYRNREEGEQVTEHLVHLTESLPGGTLTAVPYTELNLWGSYITAIPTDLLEPAGSGSFEATSQFDPMILTPTASQEHDTDPEEETTTHGTLLSTLNSHIFRARTESDLIPEVKYRIEEMPVAHLTTLQPEEHGGASVDSVSGENAGTEGWLASGIDQSENEDTRANSHPENGIGLSGSQFEASGQEIQGTFLGGPATESPYSPTWFMDGSVSGEAFGVTSERSPYLTRHPEITKDPDISEESTATTLIITSTAAAEFEVITDIQEITDSETQDGSTSHSQEGSGEPSELLLFEATGLSLRTAPTAADPEVAVIPLILATQEATHHLDLSEASGAAPFSVLPSTGELLRTDEMQPTEQVIETSASHDFHTSETPSGIINQGSLLAHKLEVAKTDVELSTSESPSSPIKVALVETFSTGSSKSPETSGYGSSPSFSRMLTPGNELTSPSFHSPEEEARQSFDGPTEIPLSSAHSRPILPTEKASLGAALNLTDECIPNPCHNGGTCMEIGDRVTCLCIPGHGGDLCETSVRDCQHGWDKFQGFCYQHFVTRKTWEEAELDCRNYGGHLVSIMNPEEQSFINSRYKDDQWTGLNDKTIEGDFQWSDGNPLLYENWHHGQPDSYFLSGEDCVVILSRDEGQWNDLPCNYCLSYTCKMGLVSCGSPPEVENALVFGKPKSIYDIKSIVRYRCHSGFIQHNSPIIRCQEDGQWEQPQVTCVPRLHHSQE is encoded by the exons ATGACGAGACACATTCAACTACTGTTTGTTTTCTGGCAGACTGCACTCACTGTTACCTCAGCCTTCAGAGAAAATTCAG ATGATCTCAAGACTCTGAAAGTATCAATTCCCATCAATTCTCCCATCAAGGCCATCCTTTCGGGTGCCCTCACCATCAGCTGCCATATAACATATCTAGTCCCATTTCCAACCCCGACCGTGGGCCGCCGAGCTGTTCTAGCCACACCCAGAGTCAAATGGACTTTCATTTCCAATGGGAAGGAGGTGGAAATCCTTGTAGCAAGGGGCCAGATGGTCAAGATCAGTGACGAGTACAGATCTCGGGTGTCTTTGCCATATTACTCAGTGTTTCCTACAGATGCTACCTTACAGCTGACCGATCTGAGGTCAAATGACTCAGGGATATACCGCTGTGATGTACAATATGGCATTGAGGATGACCATGCCATGGTGGAGGTTAAAGTCAAAG GGGTTATCTTCCTGTACCGGGATGGAGCAAGACGCTATGCCTTCACCTTCTCTAGGGCTCAGGAGGCTTGCACTGAAATCATGGCACGGATAGCAACAGCAAAGCAGCTACTCGCTGCCTACGAGGGTGGCTACGAACAGTGTGATGCAGGCTGGCTTGCAGATCAAACAGTCAG GTACCCCATCCAGACCCCCCGGGAGGCTTGTTATGGTGACATGGACGGATTTCCAGGAGTGAGGAATTATGGTGTGGTGGACCCAGAAGAAAAGTATGATGTCTATTGTTACGTTGAAGACCTGAACG GAGAAGTTTTTCTGGGTTCTGTGCCAAGCAAGTTCACTCTGGCGGAGGCCAAGGAGTACTGCAAGAGGGAAGGGGCAGATCTAGCCACTCCAGGGCAACTCTATGCAGCCTGGAATGAGGGCCTGGATCATTGTAACCCAGGCTGGCTCTCTGATGGCAGCGTCCGTTATCCCATCGTTACGCCACGGGAAAGGTGTGGCGGCAGCACGCCAGGCGTAAAGACCATCTACCTGTTCCGAAACCAGACAGGATTCCCTGATTCCATGGCCAGATACGATGTGTACTGCTTCAGAG AAATAAACAACTCATCCACAGAGTCTCCAGAAGATTACCAAAACACACAGACTGATTCATCCACGGAGTCTCCGGAAGAGTACCAAACCACACAGACTGAAGGGATACAGCAAATTATTACCATAACGGAAAAGCTGGAGGAGCTGAAGTTAGCAATAGAAGTAGCAGAAAGAGAGTCAAGGGGATCTGTGGACTCTGTGACTATTCCCAGGGACACCAATAGTACTGAACTTGAGAACCTCCATGCTCAGGAAGAGACAACATCTGTGCCCAAAGATCCCCCAGCAACAGCACCAGGTAACCTTGTGAACCAGGGGCTCCACCAGCAAGCACCAGGCATAGAAGCTGTCAATGAACCCCAGTATCTGCCCAGCTCAGACGAATCTGGGATCTCTGTAACGAGTATCACCACAGAAGATGGAAACCTTGTTTATCGAGGAGACAAGAATAGTGTAATAACAGAAGTAGCTGTGGCAGTAGGAAAAGAAGCATCCAGTGATG AGAGTGAGACCAAGCTTGGTCCAGAACATATGCCAACCTCTTCGAGTAAAGCAAATGAGAGAACTTCTGGAGAAAGTACGACACTGGAAGATGACTATCGGAATAGGGAAGAAGGAGAACAAGTCACAGAGCATCTGGTTCATCTCACGGAATCACTTCCAGGTGGGACTTTGACAGCTGTGCCCTACACAGAGTTAAATTTGTGGGGAAGTTACATTACAGCTATCCCTACTGATTTATTGGAGCCAGCTGGATCTGGTTCCTTTGAGGCAACAAGCCAATTTGATCCAATGATACTAACTCCTACAGCTTCCCAAGAGCACGACACAGATCCTGAAGAAGAAACCACCACACATGGTACATTGCTTAGCACTTTAAACAGTCACATCTTCAGAGCAAGGACTGAGTCTGATTTGATTCCTGAAGTGAAGTACAGAATCGAGGAAATGCCTGTGGCTCATTTGACAACTCTTCAACCTGAGGAGCATGGTGGTGCTTCTGTTGACAGTGTGAGTGGAGAAAACGCTGGCACAGAAGGATGGCTGGCAAGTGGGATTGACCAGAGTGAGAATGAAGATACTAGAGCTAATTCACATCCTGAAAATGGCATAGGGTTATCTGGATCACAGTTTGAAGCTTCAGGCCAAGAGATTCAAGGAACATTCTTGGGAGGACCTGCAACAGAAAGCCCATATTCCCCTACATGGTTCATGGATGGATCTGTTTCTGGAGAAGCTTTTGGAGTGACTAGTGAACGTTCCCCTTATCTGACCAGGCATCCAGAGATCACTAAAGATCCAGACATATCTGAAGAATCTACTGCCACAACTTTGATTATAACTAGCACAGCTGCTGCCGAGTTTGAAGTTATCACAGATATTCAGGAAATCACAGACTCAGAAACCCAGGATGGCTCAACTTCTCACAGCCAAGAGGGAAGTGGAGAACCCTCAGAACTCCTGTTGTTTGAAGCCACAGGACTTTCTTTGAGAACAGCACCTACTGCTGCAGATCCCGAGGTCGCAGTGATTCCTCTCATTCTTGCTACACAAGAGGCCACTCACCACTTAGATTTAAGTGAAGCATCTGGGGCTGCACCTTTCTCTGTTCTCCCTTCCACTGGTGAGCTACTGAGAACAGACGAAATGCAGCCCACTGAACAAGTGATTGAAACTTCAGCGTCACATGACTTTCACACTAGTGAGACACCTTCTGGCATAATAAATCAAGGTAGCCTATTAGCTCATAAATTAGAAGTTGCCAAGACAGATGTTGAGCTAAGCACATCTGAAAGCCCCTCATCTCCAATTAAAGTAGCCTTAGTAGAGACATTCTCTACAGGAAGCAGTAAGAGCCCAGAGACAAGTGGCTATGGCTCTTCTCCATCTTTTTCCCGCATGTTGACACCAGGGAATGAGCTCACCTCACCTTCCTTCCACAGCCCAGAAGAAGAAGCCAGGCAGAGCTTCGATGGGCCTACTGAAATACCCTTGAGCTCAGCACATTCACGTCCTATTTTGCCAACAGAGAAGGCAAGCCTAGGAGCAGCACTAAACCTTACAG ATGAATGCATCCCAAACCCTTGCCACAATGGAGGGACCTGCATGGAGATAGGCGACAGGGTCACCTGCCTCTGTATTCCAGGCCACGGAGGAGATCTTTGTGAAACAA GTGTTAGGGACTGCCAGCATGGCTGGGACAAGTTCCAGGGCTTCTGCTACCAGCACTTTGTGACTCGCAAGACCTGGGAAGAAGCCGAACTGGACTGCAGGAACTATGGGGGGCACCTCGTGAGCATCATGAACCCCGAAGAGCAAAGTTTTATCAATA GCAGATATAAGGATGATCAGTGGACAGGCCTGAACGACAAGACCATTGAGGGGGACTTTCAGTGGTCTGATGGAAACCCATTG CTCTATGAGAACTGGCACCATGGTCAGCCTGATAGCTACTTCCTGTCCGGAGAGGACTGCGTGGTAATCCTATCGCGTGATGAGGGACAATGGAATGATCTGCCCTGCAACTACTGCCTCTCCTATACCTGCAAGATGGGTCTCG TGTCTTGTGGCTCGCCGCCGGAGGTGGAGAATGCTTTGGTCTTTGGGAAACCCAAAAGTATCTATGATATCAAATCCATTGTGCGGTACCGGTGCCACAGCGGCTTTATCCAACACAACTCACCCATAATTAGGTGCCAAGAGGATGGGCAATGGGAGCAGCCACAAGTTACCTGCGTTCCAA GACTTCACCATTCCCAAGAGTGA